The following proteins are encoded in a genomic region of Natrinema sp. DC36:
- a CDS encoding PH domain-containing protein, which yields MAFGSTPDWFHISDDESIVWESRPHPVTMGIRLPIGIGVALVGFLVAGWSGTDGIGPLTILGLLLIIVGAVVASVRYLVWTNTRYVITSSELYKKRGIVSRDVTQFRLERVQNTSLRQSGIGRLLGYGDLTVYTAGSGEPELTFERVPKPERASSQLSDQLEHVATDRTAV from the coding sequence ATGGCTTTCGGCTCGACACCAGACTGGTTTCACATCAGCGACGACGAGAGTATCGTCTGGGAGAGCCGCCCCCATCCGGTCACAATGGGGATTCGACTGCCGATCGGGATCGGGGTCGCACTCGTCGGCTTTCTCGTCGCCGGCTGGAGCGGGACCGACGGCATCGGCCCCTTGACGATACTCGGACTCCTCCTGATCATCGTCGGCGCGGTCGTCGCGTCCGTCCGCTATCTCGTCTGGACGAACACCCGCTACGTCATCACCTCCTCCGAGCTCTACAAGAAACGCGGGATCGTCTCGAGGGACGTTACTCAGTTTCGCCTCGAGCGGGTCCAGAACACCAGCCTGCGCCAGTCGGGGATCGGTCGCCTGCTGGGCTACGGCGACCTGACCGTCTACACCGCCGGCTCCGGCGAACCGGAGCTGACCTTCGAACGCGTTCCCAAGCCAGAACGGGCGAGCAGCCAGCTCAGCGACCAGCTCGAGCACGTCGCGACAGATAGAACAGCCGTCTGA